A region of Ursus arctos isolate Adak ecotype North America unplaced genomic scaffold, UrsArc2.0 scaffold_31, whole genome shotgun sequence DNA encodes the following proteins:
- the ID4 gene encoding DNA-binding protein inhibitor ID-4, with protein MKAVSPVRPSGRKAPSGCGGGELALRCLAEHGHSLGGSAAAAAAAAAARCKAAEAAADEPALCLQCDMNDCYSRLRRLVPTIPPNKKVSKVEILQHVIDYILDLQLALETHPALLRQPPPPAPPHHPAGTCPAAPPRTPLTALNTDPAGAVNKQGDSILCR; from the exons ATGAAGGCGGTGAGCCCGGTGCGCCCCTCGGGCCGCAAGGCGCCGTCGGGCTGCGGCGGTGGGGAGCTGGCTCTGCGCTGCCTGGCTGAGCACGgccacagcctgggtggctcggcggccgcggcggccgcggcggcggcagCGCGCTGCaaggcggcggaggcggcggccgACGAGCCGGCGCTGTGCCTGCAGTGCGATATGAACGACTGCTACAGCCGCCTGCGGAGGCTGGTGCCCACCATCCCGCCCAACAAGAAAGTCAGCAAAGTGGAGATCCTGCAGCACGTTATCGACTACATCCTGGACCTGCAGCTGGCGCTGGAGACGCACCCGGCTCTGCTGAggcagccgccgccgccggcgcCACCGCACCACCCAGCCGGGACCTGTCCGGCAGCGCCGCCGCGGACCCCGCTCACGGCACTCAACACCGACCCG GCCGGCGCGGTGAACAAGCAGGGCGACAGCATTCTGTGCCGCTGA